The following are from one region of the Halomonas qaidamensis genome:
- a CDS encoding molybdopterin molybdotransferase MoeA yields MAELQPISAALEALLADVTPLGAERVPLDAAAGRVLTDAVNAQLDVPPFDNSAMDGYALRASDAGKWLPISQRIAAGSPAVPLAPGSCARIFTGGEIPDGADCVVMQERVTQHGDQALMPDALPVGDNVRRQGRDVHQGELLLAAGERLEAAALGHLAGQGITQVSVRRRPRVALLSTGDEIVDPGTPLKPGQLYNSNRPMLKRLLENFGAEVVQRVSVPDDYAQTVKLLTQAASVADVVVSTGGVSVGEEDHVKAALETLGQLDMWKLAIRPGKPLALGRLPREDGSEARFVGLPGNPVSGFVGAWLFLRPLIGSLLGCSALSALPALMATANFNTSTGPRQHYMRVALRFSEEGVIADAFEDQNSGVLSSCISADALAVIDPHQQIEKGTPVRCLWLQR; encoded by the coding sequence ATGGCTGAGTTACAGCCGATAAGTGCCGCGCTTGAAGCGCTGCTAGCCGATGTCACTCCGCTTGGCGCTGAGCGTGTGCCGCTTGATGCGGCAGCTGGGCGTGTGTTGACCGACGCTGTTAACGCACAGCTAGACGTCCCGCCATTTGATAACAGCGCAATGGATGGCTACGCGCTTCGTGCCAGTGATGCGGGCAAGTGGCTGCCGATCAGCCAGCGTATTGCGGCGGGCAGCCCCGCTGTACCCTTGGCACCAGGCAGTTGTGCGCGCATTTTTACCGGCGGTGAGATTCCTGATGGCGCCGACTGTGTAGTGATGCAAGAGCGGGTAACGCAGCACGGTGACCAAGCATTGATGCCGGATGCACTGCCGGTGGGCGACAACGTGCGCCGCCAAGGGCGTGATGTACACCAGGGGGAGCTGCTGCTGGCGGCAGGCGAGCGCCTGGAGGCGGCAGCGCTGGGGCATTTGGCGGGGCAAGGAATTACCCAGGTGAGCGTGCGTCGTCGGCCGAGGGTAGCGCTACTGTCGACGGGTGACGAAATAGTTGATCCTGGCACGCCGTTAAAGCCAGGTCAGCTATATAACTCTAATCGGCCGATGCTGAAACGATTGCTAGAAAACTTTGGTGCGGAGGTGGTACAGCGGGTTAGTGTGCCTGACGATTATGCCCAGACGGTCAAATTATTAACGCAAGCCGCCTCCGTCGCTGACGTGGTTGTCAGCACCGGTGGGGTTAGCGTCGGAGAAGAAGATCATGTTAAGGCTGCGCTGGAAACGCTAGGCCAATTAGATATGTGGAAACTGGCGATTCGCCCAGGAAAACCGTTGGCGCTAGGCCGTCTGCCACGTGAAGATGGCAGCGAGGCGCGTTTTGTAGGGTTGCCGGGTAACCCTGTTTCTGGGTTTGTGGGCGCGTGGTTGTTTTTACGTCCTTTGATAGGAAGCCTACTGGGTTGCTCAGCGTTGAGCGCCTTGCCTGCCCTAATGGCCACGGCTAATTTCAACACGAGTACTGGCCCACGCCAGCACTATATGCGTGTTGCGCTGCGGTTTAGCGAGGAGGGCGTCATAGCTGATGCGTTTGAAGACCAAAACTCAGGCGTGCTTTCATCGTGTATTAGTGCTGACGCATTAGCGGTGATTGACCCGCACCAGCAGATAGAGAAAGGCACGCCGGTTCGCTGTTTATGGTTACAGCGTTAG
- the moaB gene encoding molybdenum cofactor biosynthesis protein B, producing MDSMEPLKIAVLTVSDTRTEETDRSGQALVQRLTEAGHTLAEKRIVPDDVYQIRAVVAQWIADANVQVVITTGGTGFTGRDSTPEAVSVLLDKRIEGFGERFRQLSGDEIGSSTIQSRALGGFANATVMFCLPGSTGACRTGWDGILAEQLDSRHKPCNFANLVIPGRGQHG from the coding sequence ATGGACAGCATGGAGCCCTTAAAAATAGCGGTATTGACGGTATCGGATACGCGCACGGAAGAGACCGACCGCTCTGGACAAGCGCTGGTACAACGTTTAACCGAAGCAGGTCACACCCTAGCCGAAAAGCGCATCGTGCCAGATGACGTCTACCAAATCCGCGCGGTCGTTGCCCAGTGGATTGCCGATGCCAACGTTCAGGTGGTGATTACCACGGGCGGCACTGGCTTTACGGGGCGTGACTCGACGCCTGAGGCGGTGTCCGTGCTACTGGATAAGCGTATTGAGGGATTCGGTGAACGTTTTCGCCAGCTGAGTGGTGATGAGATTGGTAGTTCAACCATTCAAAGCCGCGCGTTAGGTGGCTTCGCTAATGCCACAGTCATGTTTTGCCTGCCAGGTTCAACCGGCGCCTGCCGCACTGGTTGGGACGGCATTTTGGCGGAACAACTCGACAGCCGCCACAAACCCTGCAACTTCGCCAACCTCGTCATTCCAGGCCGGGGGCAGCATGGCTGA
- a CDS encoding DUF1244 domain-containing protein: MSSFNELDQTTRTELEAAAFRRLLQHLDDNKDVQNIDLMILADFCRNCLSKWLVTAADEQGKALDYDAAREYVYGMPYSEWKAHYQGTATPEQLAALEARQAQKKAKE; the protein is encoded by the coding sequence ATGTCATCGTTCAATGAACTAGACCAAACCACGCGTACAGAACTAGAAGCTGCCGCGTTTCGCCGCTTGCTACAACATTTAGACGATAATAAAGATGTGCAAAATATCGACCTAATGATTCTTGCTGACTTCTGTCGTAACTGCCTATCTAAATGGCTAGTTACGGCAGCAGATGAGCAAGGTAAAGCACTGGACTATGACGCTGCCCGTGAGTATGTCTACGGCATGCCCTACAGCGAATGGAAAGCCCACTACCAAGGTACCGCAACTCCTGAACAGCTAGCCGCATTAGAGGCTCGCCAAGCCCAGAAAAAAGCCAAGGAGTAA
- a CDS encoding response regulator translates to MQILVVDDDPLACEMTAALLEFQGYTTIMANDAMEAVQHLDNLDTIELIVSDMHMPLINGIEFLEMLREQDVSLPFILLSGDTPEPELLQTPGLNACLQKDAQLTSTLQHAVTQALNG, encoded by the coding sequence ATGCAAATTTTGGTCGTAGACGACGACCCATTAGCCTGTGAAATGACAGCAGCGTTACTTGAGTTTCAAGGCTATACAACGATCATGGCCAATGATGCCATGGAGGCTGTTCAACACTTGGACAACCTGGATACTATCGAGCTTATTGTCAGCGACATGCATATGCCGCTTATTAATGGCATCGAATTTTTGGAAATGTTGCGTGAACAAGACGTCTCTCTGCCTTTTATTTTACTCAGCGGCGACACCCCTGAGCCAGAGCTACTGCAAACACCAGGCTTGAATGCCTGCTTACAAAAAGATGCGCAGCTAACCTCTACACTCCAACATGCCGTGACCCAAGCGCTCAATGGTTAA
- a CDS encoding chemotaxis protein CheW — MTDTAPQRDAQAISLEEALARQSNGESIIDVDEPCQQLVLFRLAGQRFAFPGSAVNEILNGDQPVYFVPGLPDSMEGVIHLRGNIESVMTLRSLLELPPAEQTGMLLLVTAAGIRSAVRIDHLDDVCDIPISTLKPAPDTLSSQLTPYVSGLWQPEATPEESEREAAEGYSEKRSAAIVLLDPDALFSAYQQGLG; from the coding sequence ATGACCGATACTGCTCCACAACGTGATGCACAAGCTATCTCTCTTGAAGAAGCGCTAGCACGCCAGAGTAACGGCGAGTCGATTATTGATGTGGACGAACCCTGCCAGCAGTTGGTGCTATTTCGTTTAGCAGGTCAACGCTTCGCCTTCCCTGGCAGTGCGGTCAATGAAATTTTGAACGGTGACCAACCCGTGTATTTTGTGCCTGGGCTGCCCGACTCGATGGAAGGTGTGATTCACTTACGCGGCAACATTGAATCGGTGATGACGCTGCGGTCACTGCTTGAGCTTCCCCCTGCAGAACAAACGGGCATGCTGTTATTAGTTACCGCGGCAGGCATTCGTAGCGCCGTTCGTATCGACCATTTAGACGATGTTTGCGACATTCCGATCAGCACGCTGAAACCCGCCCCAGACACCCTTTCCAGCCAGTTAACGCCCTATGTAAGTGGGCTCTGGCAACCTGAAGCAACGCCGGAAGAGAGCGAGAGAGAAGCAGCTGAAGGTTATTCTGAAAAACGCAGCGCAGCCATTGTTCTACTCGACCCAGACGCGTTATTCAGTGCTTATCAGCAAGGCTTAGGGTAA
- a CDS encoding hybrid sensor histidine kinase/response regulator, whose product MALDIKRFIQRFIEEASDHLPRLREGIEALEQGDTQQERINELFRAAHTLKGSSRMLKLAPITAIAHSTEELLSALRDGSQTASPDITCLLNQATDALSDLVSQLAQNVPPAELPEADSQLCQALENAAAGKLTPTSERLPETAALVNSEPSVTPPTTKSPALPAQELRLTDTVRVRLDRLDDVIRLMGEVLSGHHHLHSLVEQARSLGAALPKDQQAPFNAFSRELKDSVLSHDGLMSDLHDRALQMRMLPLSVVFDPLSQMARDLAHSLGKQVNCRVHGSEIELDRQMIDRLSDPLIHLLRNALDHGLEAPDERQAAGKPARGQLSLEAWQDGSWVVIEMRDDGAGISLEAVRRKALSKQLLSEEQLLALTEQETLELIFLPGFSTKPLITDFSGRGVGMDVVKRTVIDELNGDLHLSSHSGKGTCFTLRLPLSLAMMRVLLIKVGAITLGITAPYVSELVEHLSTNFIDAAGQKTLILRNEFVPVVSLAELLGLSYTPSTADNLLLLVVHQRHQKLALIIDALVDERDMVIKPLPAHLRHLPLVSGMVTLGRNTLVSLLHVPTLLEHSRRYAPRTLVKTEQPLQAHRILVVDDSLNTREIEKDVLEAWGYQVTLAENGRDGLNKALADSFDAVLTDVEMPVMDGFALTASLRENELYRYKPIIIITSREKEADRRRGIEVGADAYIVKGSFDQNNLVDTLRALLG is encoded by the coding sequence ATGGCACTGGATATTAAACGCTTTATTCAGCGCTTTATTGAAGAAGCGTCGGATCACTTGCCCCGTTTAAGGGAAGGTATCGAAGCACTTGAACAAGGCGACACCCAGCAAGAGCGAATTAACGAGCTATTTCGCGCTGCTCATACGCTGAAAGGCTCTTCACGTATGCTGAAGCTGGCGCCCATTACAGCGATCGCTCACAGCACTGAAGAGTTATTAAGCGCACTGCGTGACGGATCACAAACCGCCTCGCCGGATATCACATGTCTTTTAAATCAGGCGACGGATGCCCTGTCGGACCTGGTCAGTCAACTTGCCCAAAATGTGCCACCCGCAGAGCTACCCGAGGCTGATAGCCAGCTCTGCCAAGCGCTGGAAAACGCCGCTGCGGGAAAGCTAACCCCAACGTCTGAACGGCTCCCTGAAACAGCAGCACTCGTGAACAGCGAACCTAGCGTTACACCGCCTACCACAAAGAGCCCAGCACTTCCGGCTCAAGAACTGCGTTTAACAGATACGGTACGCGTGCGCCTTGACCGTTTGGATGACGTGATTCGCCTAATGGGCGAAGTATTATCAGGGCACCATCATCTGCACTCCCTGGTAGAACAAGCTCGCAGCCTCGGCGCGGCTCTTCCCAAAGATCAGCAGGCCCCCTTTAACGCCTTTAGCCGCGAGTTGAAAGACAGCGTGCTTTCCCACGACGGGCTAATGAGTGACCTTCATGATCGAGCACTGCAGATGCGTATGTTACCGTTGAGCGTGGTGTTTGACCCCTTATCCCAAATGGCCAGAGACCTTGCCCATTCGCTAGGCAAACAGGTTAATTGCCGTGTTCACGGCAGTGAAATTGAACTTGACCGACAAATGATAGATCGCCTGTCGGACCCGCTTATTCATCTGCTGCGGAATGCACTAGATCACGGTTTGGAAGCACCCGATGAACGCCAAGCAGCGGGTAAGCCTGCTCGGGGGCAGTTGTCGCTAGAGGCATGGCAAGACGGCAGCTGGGTAGTGATTGAAATGCGCGATGACGGCGCGGGTATTTCCCTAGAAGCGGTACGCCGCAAGGCGCTCTCCAAGCAGCTGCTCAGCGAAGAGCAGTTGCTTGCCCTAACCGAACAGGAAACCCTAGAGCTTATTTTCCTGCCCGGCTTTTCAACCAAACCGCTGATTACCGATTTTTCAGGCCGCGGCGTGGGCATGGATGTCGTCAAACGAACCGTTATTGATGAACTCAACGGTGATTTACATCTTTCCAGCCATTCCGGCAAAGGCACCTGCTTTACCCTGCGCCTGCCTTTATCGCTGGCCATGATGCGTGTTCTGTTGATAAAAGTGGGTGCCATCACGCTAGGTATCACGGCACCTTATGTATCAGAGCTTGTAGAGCATCTATCAACGAACTTTATCGATGCTGCTGGGCAAAAAACACTAATCTTACGTAACGAATTTGTGCCAGTCGTTTCTCTCGCAGAATTATTAGGCCTTTCCTACACGCCCTCTACTGCTGATAATTTGCTATTACTTGTCGTACATCAACGTCATCAAAAACTCGCGTTAATTATCGATGCGTTAGTGGATGAACGCGATATGGTGATTAAGCCTTTACCCGCCCATTTACGCCATTTGCCGTTGGTATCGGGTATGGTCACTCTGGGGCGCAATACGCTGGTCAGCCTTTTACATGTACCAACATTACTGGAGCACTCACGTCGCTATGCACCACGGACGTTAGTGAAAACGGAACAACCGCTCCAGGCGCATCGTATACTGGTTGTCGATGACTCACTGAACACCCGTGAAATTGAAAAAGACGTTTTAGAGGCATGGGGCTATCAGGTCACACTGGCAGAAAATGGCCGTGATGGGCTTAATAAAGCCCTTGCTGATTCGTTTGATGCCGTGCTAACCGATGTCGAAATGCCGGTCATGGATGGTTTTGCACTGACTGCAAGTCTGCGAGAAAATGAGCTTTATCGTTATAAGCCTATTATCATTATTACATCACGAGAAAAAGAAGCGGATCGCCGACGTGGCATTGAAGTAGGCGCTGATGCCTATATTGTTAAAGGTAGTTTTGATCAAAATAATTTAGTGGACACGCTGAGAGCTTTACTCGGCTAA
- a CDS encoding CheR family methyltransferase, with product MHSLTPFKDLVRRRCGLHLEGLAEARLVKAIDTLQAETNVSDTSSLLAQLAQNDVLFNHFISQLTVNETYFYREPEALDWLADVHLPKRLAEKGKPLTILSAGCSSGEEPYSIAIALFERYGERAKQLFHITGGDVDQQVLSKAQQGIYSGMSFRALSPALKHHYFRPEGRRFKIEETLRQWITFRSFNVLQPNTDKIGLFDVILFRNVSIYFDESTRRDIQRHLQQLLAPNGVLLCGVTETLGNDLGVLELQQAQGVFFFQEAQASALPANDEPHDNNDDEWLVPPVQVDTYSPSEDNAEFESLTSFNKALLQAHQLLNQNAFSEAAALLSKLLAQQPWSVDALLLAGLVARWQQGFTDAYDYFKRAIYVAPECWPAHFFQAELFRLGELNDAPTQRQRGYAAVIRLLDASKQADGGLTIIEPPISPGDAYFLATRHLRAQTATQGVG from the coding sequence GAAAGCCATTGATACTCTTCAAGCCGAAACCAACGTATCTGATACATCATCGCTTCTTGCGCAATTAGCGCAAAACGACGTGTTGTTTAATCATTTTATTAGTCAGTTAACGGTAAACGAAACCTACTTTTATCGAGAACCAGAGGCACTTGATTGGTTAGCCGATGTTCATCTTCCAAAGCGACTAGCTGAAAAAGGTAAGCCACTGACCATTCTAAGCGCGGGCTGCTCATCGGGCGAAGAACCCTACAGTATCGCTATTGCGCTGTTTGAGCGTTACGGCGAACGTGCCAAACAACTCTTCCATATTACCGGCGGAGATGTTGATCAGCAGGTACTTAGCAAAGCCCAACAGGGCATTTACAGCGGCATGTCGTTTCGGGCACTGAGCCCTGCGCTTAAACACCACTATTTTCGCCCAGAGGGTCGACGCTTCAAAATAGAGGAGACGCTTCGTCAGTGGATAACTTTTCGCTCGTTCAACGTGTTACAGCCAAATACTGACAAAATCGGCCTTTTCGACGTTATCTTATTTCGCAATGTATCGATCTATTTTGACGAATCGACCCGACGCGATATACAGCGCCATTTGCAACAGTTACTGGCGCCAAATGGCGTTTTGTTGTGTGGAGTCACGGAAACCTTAGGCAACGATCTGGGCGTTTTGGAACTACAGCAGGCCCAGGGGGTGTTTTTCTTCCAGGAGGCGCAGGCCAGCGCTCTACCGGCTAATGATGAGCCACACGATAACAACGATGATGAGTGGCTAGTCCCGCCGGTGCAGGTAGATACTTATTCACCCTCTGAGGATAACGCTGAGTTCGAGTCGCTGACGTCGTTTAACAAAGCCTTACTGCAGGCTCACCAGTTACTCAACCAGAACGCGTTTTCTGAAGCCGCCGCGCTACTTTCCAAACTGTTAGCCCAACAACCTTGGAGTGTTGATGCGCTGCTACTGGCAGGTTTAGTTGCTCGTTGGCAGCAGGGCTTTACGGATGCCTATGATTATTTCAAGCGCGCTATTTATGTGGCTCCTGAGTGCTGGCCAGCGCACTTTTTTCAAGCCGAACTTTTCCGTTTAGGCGAGCTTAACGATGCCCCAACGCAGCGTCAGCGTGGCTACGCAGCGGTTATTCGCCTATTGGATGCCTCAAAACAGGCCGATGGTGGGTTAACGATCATTGAGCCGCCTATCTCACCTGGGGATGCCTACTTTTTGGCAACTCGTCACCTTCGTGCACAAACGGCCACACAGGGAGTGGGTTAA
- a CDS encoding formate dehydrogenase subunit gamma, translating to MSQLAVAQADTDREMVTAAPGISADQWRQVRSGETGPNYRDSRFDSNYNLINSSGETWRQIRNRWVSPFGLITVGGMIAVIALFYFIVGRKHLDEPRTGRKLFRWSLLMRSLHWTVATLFITLALTGLNLLFGKFVFRTLFGDAVWAWMISASKVLHNYLGPVFGILLVVLLLKLLKDNIPKKHDLQWFKMGGGLVGKGHPDAGFANGGEKAWYWLLATAGLVVVASGFVLDFPNYGQGRDTMQWANIIHAVGALGLTAVALGHIYIGTVGTEGSLEGMTTGYVDETWAKEHHNLWYEEVKDQALSEEEVAAQKAGSSSGGDVSATKPS from the coding sequence ATGTCTCAACTAGCGGTTGCCCAAGCTGATACAGACCGCGAAATGGTAACCGCTGCTCCTGGTATTAGTGCCGACCAGTGGCGGCAGGTTCGCAGTGGAGAAACAGGGCCTAACTATCGCGACTCGCGTTTTGACAGTAACTACAACCTGATTAATTCAAGTGGTGAAACTTGGCGGCAGATCCGCAACCGTTGGGTGTCACCGTTTGGGTTGATTACGGTTGGTGGGATGATTGCAGTGATTGCGCTGTTCTACTTTATTGTTGGGCGCAAACACCTCGATGAACCGCGCACAGGGCGAAAGCTTTTTCGCTGGTCGTTGCTTATGCGGTCGCTTCACTGGACCGTGGCTACGCTGTTTATCACCTTAGCGTTAACCGGTTTGAATCTGCTATTTGGTAAATTTGTGTTTCGCACGCTGTTTGGCGATGCCGTTTGGGCGTGGATGATCTCCGCTTCCAAAGTACTGCATAACTACCTCGGCCCGGTGTTTGGCATCCTGTTGGTGGTGCTGCTGCTCAAATTGCTGAAAGACAACATTCCGAAAAAGCACGATTTGCAGTGGTTCAAAATGGGTGGTGGGCTGGTGGGTAAAGGCCACCCAGATGCAGGCTTTGCCAACGGTGGTGAGAAAGCGTGGTACTGGCTGTTAGCAACTGCTGGGTTGGTGGTGGTAGCCAGTGGCTTTGTACTCGACTTCCCCAACTATGGCCAAGGCCGTGACACTATGCAGTGGGCAAATATTATCCACGCAGTGGGTGCGCTGGGTTTAACGGCGGTTGCGCTAGGCCATATTTATATTGGCACCGTCGGAACGGAAGGTTCACTGGAAGGTATGACCACAGGCTATGTCGATGAAACCTGGGCCAAAGAGCACCACAACTTGTGGTACGAAGAGGTCAAAGATCAAGCCCTAAGCGAAGAAGAAGTCGCGGCACAAAAAGCGGGTAGCAGTAGTGGTGGCGATGTTTCCGCCACTAAGCCTAGCTAA
- a CDS encoding diguanylate cyclase translates to MSSSAPTLHEKLNHLRHRFIEQLPARLQQTADKWQQSHLSLEAESRLAPELHRFFHSLKGTGRSLGFERIAMLANQGEEALKTSPTPPTLNSLIPQLFQQLAEEIKYLQSQQGQQTVLASLNSIELSSAIAQPRSKRQRLIYLCDDEPDQVSQLLHHLRCFGHEVVHFEDTESFFNAVITRRPDAIIMDVQFPQGNTAGTETLTSLNKLTGERLPSIVLSSYGDFYSRLSAVRAGCNGYFTKPIKPLDLMLAIDELTTPLDEEPLRVLVVDDEPEAAAYHSLILEEAGMIVQQVNHPADALAALDRFSPDLLLIDVYMPVCSGEELATIIRQQSAHIGLPIIYLSSETDSQKQLSAMTAGVEAFITKPVTPDELVSAVQLRAERLHLLRSLMTQDSMTGLYNHSTTTDMIGKALAHAYREGSQHAMAMLDIDHFKTVNDTHGHLAGDQVIITLARLLKTRLRVSDIIGRYGGEEFVVLLKGITAERAAELIDELRHDFELVDFHAGGERFRCTFSAGISSFPNQPSTEALRLSADQALYLAKRQGRNQVVISKEHDPNHRSAAQRDTGKQ, encoded by the coding sequence ATGTCATCCTCTGCTCCGACGCTGCACGAAAAGCTGAACCATTTGCGCCACCGTTTTATTGAACAGCTGCCAGCACGTTTACAGCAAACCGCCGACAAGTGGCAACAAAGCCACCTGTCGCTGGAGGCAGAGTCACGCTTAGCGCCTGAACTCCATCGCTTTTTCCACAGCTTAAAAGGTACAGGGCGCTCGTTAGGCTTTGAGCGCATTGCGATGTTAGCCAATCAAGGCGAAGAAGCGCTAAAAACAAGCCCTACTCCACCTACATTAAACAGCTTGATACCTCAGCTTTTTCAACAGCTTGCCGAGGAAATTAAGTATTTGCAGTCCCAGCAAGGCCAGCAGACGGTGCTGGCATCGCTTAACAGTATTGAGCTGTCATCGGCCATTGCACAGCCACGCAGTAAGCGTCAACGGCTAATCTATTTATGCGACGACGAACCCGACCAAGTTAGTCAGCTGCTGCATCACCTGCGCTGTTTCGGCCATGAAGTGGTTCATTTTGAAGACACCGAATCTTTCTTTAACGCGGTCATTACCCGTCGACCCGACGCTATCATCATGGATGTGCAGTTTCCTCAAGGTAACACCGCGGGTACTGAAACGCTGACCAGCCTGAACAAGCTCACCGGAGAACGGCTGCCTTCTATTGTATTGTCATCCTACGGCGATTTTTATTCACGGCTGAGCGCTGTTCGTGCTGGCTGCAATGGCTACTTTACTAAGCCCATTAAGCCACTGGATTTAATGTTAGCCATCGATGAACTCACCACTCCACTAGATGAAGAGCCTCTGCGCGTATTGGTCGTTGATGATGAGCCAGAAGCGGCGGCCTATCACTCATTGATTCTTGAAGAAGCAGGTATGATTGTTCAGCAGGTTAATCACCCTGCGGATGCGTTAGCGGCGCTGGACCGTTTTAGTCCTGACTTACTGCTAATTGATGTCTATATGCCAGTGTGTTCTGGGGAAGAGCTGGCGACGATTATTCGCCAGCAATCCGCGCATATTGGCCTGCCGATTATTTATCTATCTAGCGAAACAGACAGCCAAAAGCAGCTTTCGGCCATGACCGCAGGCGTAGAGGCCTTTATTACTAAGCCTGTTACCCCCGATGAACTGGTCTCTGCGGTACAGCTGCGTGCCGAACGCTTGCATTTACTGCGCTCTCTGATGACCCAAGACAGCATGACGGGGCTTTATAACCATAGCACCACCACTGACATGATCGGTAAAGCCCTCGCCCATGCCTATCGCGAAGGCAGCCAGCACGCCATGGCCATGCTGGATATCGATCATTTTAAAACCGTCAATGATACCCATGGGCACTTAGCGGGTGATCAGGTCATTATCACACTGGCTCGGCTGCTAAAAACTCGCTTGCGCGTATCCGATATTATTGGACGCTATGGTGGGGAAGAGTTTGTTGTATTACTAAAAGGGATCACTGCAGAACGCGCAGCCGAACTTATTGATGAACTGCGCCACGATTTTGAACTAGTGGATTTTCATGCCGGTGGAGAGCGCTTTCGCTGCACCTTCAGTGCAGGCATTAGCAGTTTTCCTAACCAGCCTTCCACTGAAGCGTTACGCCTTAGCGCAGACCAAGCGCTTTACCTTGCTAAGCGGCAAGGGCGTAATCAAGTAGTGATCAGTAAAGAGCATGACCCAAACCATCGTAGCGCAGCACAACGTGACACGGGAAAACAATGA
- the fdh3B gene encoding formate dehydrogenase FDH3 subunit beta: MAQMKFMCDAERCIECNGCVTACKNANDVEWGIQRRRVVTLNDGEADEMSISVACMHCDDAPCMAVCPTDCFYKTDDGIVLHDKDLCIGCGYCLYACPFGAPQFPQQNAFGERGKMDKCTFCAGGPAESKEEEYEKYGSNRIAEGKLPLCAEMCSTKALLAGDAQDVADIFRQRVVHRGHKDGAWSNNPQASTDNLAYDAARKG, from the coding sequence ATGGCTCAAATGAAATTTATGTGTGACGCCGAGCGCTGCATCGAGTGCAACGGCTGTGTCACCGCCTGTAAAAACGCCAATGATGTAGAGTGGGGCATTCAGCGACGCCGCGTAGTGACGCTTAATGACGGCGAAGCGGATGAAATGTCGATTTCAGTCGCTTGTATGCACTGTGACGACGCGCCCTGTATGGCCGTTTGTCCGACCGACTGCTTCTATAAAACCGACGATGGCATCGTGCTGCACGATAAAGACTTGTGCATTGGCTGTGGCTACTGTCTGTATGCGTGCCCCTTTGGCGCACCGCAGTTCCCTCAGCAGAATGCATTTGGTGAGCGCGGAAAAATGGACAAGTGCACTTTCTGTGCAGGCGGCCCAGCAGAGAGCAAAGAGGAAGAGTACGAGAAGTACGGCTCCAACCGCATCGCGGAAGGCAAGCTGCCGCTATGCGCGGAAATGTGCTCTACCAAAGCCCTTCTAGCGGGTGATGCTCAAGATGTTGCCGATATTTTCCGTCAGCGTGTCGTCCATCGTGGCCATAAAGATGGTGCTTGGTCGAATAACCCCCAGGCCAGTACTGACAACCTTGCCTACGATGCTGCCCGTAAAGGGTAA